One window from the genome of Rhodococcus sp. ABRD24 encodes:
- a CDS encoding energy-coupling factor transporter transmembrane protein EcfT, translating into MTTLGLYSPGSSILHRMPAGPKLIAMVMAILAITVLIRQPWQLVPAAAVVAAGYLIAGIPIRTALSQLRPLMWAMLFIGAFQVIFTGWARAAIVCGTIALAVALAALVTLTTRVSDMLDTIGRGLRPLRRVGVNPDRAGLVLAMTLRCIPLLTGIVQQVTDARKARGLGFSLRALAVPTVVSALLTAEAMGEALAARGVDD; encoded by the coding sequence ATGACCACGCTCGGCTTGTATTCCCCCGGCTCGTCGATCCTGCACCGGATGCCCGCCGGACCGAAGCTCATCGCGATGGTCATGGCGATTCTCGCGATCACGGTTCTGATACGGCAGCCGTGGCAACTCGTACCTGCCGCCGCCGTCGTCGCAGCCGGCTATCTGATCGCGGGAATCCCCATCAGAACGGCCCTTTCACAGCTCCGCCCGCTGATGTGGGCGATGTTGTTCATCGGAGCCTTCCAAGTGATCTTCACCGGCTGGGCGCGCGCGGCGATCGTCTGCGGCACCATCGCTCTCGCCGTCGCGCTCGCGGCACTGGTCACCCTCACCACCCGGGTCAGCGACATGCTCGACACGATCGGCCGCGGGTTGCGTCCGCTGCGCCGTGTGGGCGTCAATCCGGATCGCGCCGGCCTCGTCCTCGCAATGACTTTGCGGTGCATTCCGCTGCTCACTGGGATCGTGCAACAGGTCACCGATGCGCGAAAGGCGCGCGGCCTCGGATTCTCGCTACGCGCCCTCGCCGTACCGACCGTGGTGTCCGCGCTGCTGACCGCGGAAGCGATGGGCGAGGCCCTCGCCGCGCGCGGTGTGGACGACTGA